DNA sequence from the Cottoperca gobio chromosome 10, fCotGob3.1, whole genome shotgun sequence genome:
TAAagacttttttctgttttaactcTGTTACTGTTTGTCTCTTATCTTCAGCTCTGATTCAAACTGCAGAGGTTCCTCACCTGATCTCTTTGACTGCGGTTGAAGTTGGTGGAAATGTTACTTACTTCAATGTCCAGTTCCTGGGAAGGAAGGACAATTATTTTACTGGTACAAGCAGTCTCTTGGACATTTGGCCCAACCGGTCTTCACAGTAATTTTTGGCAAAATAACACTTGGTGAAGAATTTCAAGGCTCACGGTTCACAGCAGAGAAAGTGGATACTCAGTATTTATTTACCATCGGAAACGTCAGCAAAGAGGACGAAGCAACATACTTCTGTCAGAATGGTGCAACGTATTCACAGACCTTTGTCAATGGCATCTTCTTGGCTGTAAagggtaaaatattttttatactttcagtgtttgtgtcatacAAATGATTTAGATCATTAATTCCTTTAGATGTGTTTTCGCCTGAATGACGCAGATCGTAATCAGCAGAAATCTTTCGTGAAACAGTCCGGAGACTGAGGattacatttccatttccattatgtataaaagtataaatataatacttttgACTGATGAATGACAAGAAATAAAGTATGTCATCACTGTAAAGCAACCTTTACTCTAGAGACTGTGGCTGTTTTTACACGCAGCATTTATGTCTGAAAGAAAAGCTGCATGGAGCCCTTTATAATATGAGGTTCAGCTTTCCTCTTACTGTTGTATTGATTCATTTAGTTCCCTCTAGGAACTTTGTTCTCGATATAATATTTGATcacaatgatgatgataataacagTGTTTGTTGAAGTTGTGGGGAAACATAAAACCCAGCCTCTCTTTTGACCGGTGCGCTGACTTGATGTGTGGAAAACCATACCCTCTCTTTGTTTTACCACTAAAGCAGCTCAGTGCTAGTTATTAAAGGGACTGATTTTAAATCATTTGCAGCCACTTTATATCCTTTTCTACACAAATTGTGGGAGGTCAGAAGAAACATTGTTGTTACAGTGTGTCTGCAAGGCCCTGatcatacacatgcacacacagccacaatACAACACATATCTGTTCACAAGCAGCATGAAAGTCAATTTATTAAGAGCAAAATAATCAGTTACATGTGTTACATAGTCCAGCTTGGATGCAACATCCTTTTTTTGATGGATATGGCAAACCCACATATCCTGAGGCATTGATGCgtaaatagtttattaatttCAATTTGAGATTTTCAAGTTGTCaattctgagggccatccaatccctgtacgccgaaaggctccgccagggctgcactttatcaccaatcctgtttgtgattttcatggacaggatatcgaggcgtagtcgtggaggagaggggttgcagttcggtgggctgaagatctcatcgctgctctttgcagatgatgtggtccttatggcatcttCAGTCTGTGActttcaacagtcactggatcggttcgcagccgagtgtgaagcggttgggatgaggatcagcacctcaaaatctgacgCCATGGCTACTCCGAGTAGGGACCTCTGGGTCTTTTTTGCGAGTGatagagagctgagccagaaggcaaagctctcaatctacccgctgatcttcgttcctaccctcacctatggtcatgaaggctgggtcatgacctaaagaacgagatcacaggtacaagcggccgaaatgtgttttctcagacgggtgtcgtctcccttagagatagggtgagaagttcagccatctgtgagagactcggagtagagccgctgctcctttacgttgaaaggagccagttgagatggttcaggcatctagtaaggatgccacctgggcgcctccctagggaggtgttccaggcacgtccagctgggaggaaaccccggggaagacccaggacttggtggagagattatatatcctcactggcctggaaacgcctcgggatcccccagtcggagctggcggatgtggcccggagcaGGGAAGTTTGAGGTTCCTTACTGgaagctgctgcccccgcgacctgaccccggataagcggtagacgatggatggatggatggaacttgAGCTTTTCTCAGTCACCCGCTCATGCCTGTGCAGCCAGTCCTGATCCTGCGTGCTGACATTTGTCACAGGATGGACTTGACCTACAGGAAGCGcttttttaaaaccaaaatattgaggaaaataattaaaagcatgACATTTGTTAAAACATGCAAAGCTGAGCGAAGGCGAAGCTCGATGAGGAGACTTGGGGTTCGGTTGACCTGCAGGCCCGGCTCTGCCTATAGAGAGGACTGGTGCTGGTCGTGGTATTCTGCTCTTACAGCAgagtacacacactcaggtgGTGACTCTCTCGTCTTCTTCACTCTTTTCGCTTTCCTTGTGGAGAAATTGAGTGCAGCATAGTTTACTGCATCTCCGTCTCCATCCTGCAAATAAGAATTGtctattcattatttaatttcttttataGATTAGGACTATAATATGAAGAACAGTTAATCCCAACCAGGTCTAGAATTTAAAGTTTATCGTCAGGCTGTGGtacaatatcagatttttttAATCTGACGACTATGTGAAACGATGCCACACAGAGACGCCCGAGGAGTCCAGAGTCAGAATAATGTACACAATTGAAATTGATGTTTTTAGTCTCAatgatataaacatatttaccaGGTCAGTTGATTGATCCACTGTCGACTTGTCGTATCCTGGATTACGGGAGGCAGTCGTTGCTCCTGCGGATAAAAGCAAAGCCTTCAGAAATTGTGTTCACACTGGGGCCTGCCGTCAAATCAACTTCACACCACCTCACATTTTCAGTTCTTTGCTTTACagttacacattttataaactataCTCTTCTAATGCCACTTAAAATCTCAACGATAGCATTAATTTGTTCAGTGCCACATATAATATGTTAGGAAATGTAGATTGTGATCCAGATATAGAAATTTTTCAGGGGACTTCACGGTTTGAATTTATTAAATTTCAGAGAATATTGTGACCTATTCGTCCCACATTTACTCTGTAAAAGTAATTATCAGTTTGCAGAATATGGAATTATATCTACAAAATGTAAGGTGTATCGTACAATGACATACGGTATGTCTGCATAGAGAACATTTCTTTtcctttgtaaaacattttagttttatttccaCTTTTGACAAATGAAGACGTATGAATGGATGTTAAAAATAACCCAGGACTCAAAGTAGTAACCATTTAATCAGAGGCTCACAATTTATATCCTTTACACTAAAACATATAAACTACTACGTACACTTGATTGACACAAAAGACGAGCGATAGAGAAGTAAATTATTCAATAGctaatataaacaaatacaactgtAGGAGACTCATGAAGTAAATGTATGTTCTAGGCTGGGGTTTATTATTAGGTCTCTCCAAAAGTAactgaaaatacagaaaaataacaaattggTAACATGAACAAAAATCAatgtctaaataaataattgtatatttgAGGAACCTACCTTTGCAATGTTCACAAACTCTCCTTCGATTTAAGTAGAACATAAGGACGGTAATCAGAGTCACACAGCAGGCCAACAGTACTCCAAGCACAAGGACGACTGGGTCCAGTTGTGATCCTGGAATTAGAGAAATGTCCAAATAGACACTTGACACCTCCTTCGTTACTCAAAACTCAATTTTTGTTGTGCAAAATAGTAATTATTGTCTGTTTCAGATACTGTCTTGTTTAGAGAATGTATTTAGGTTTGttcaacataacatttaatCTAATTCAATATCCTTCAGTTTGTTGTCGTAGAGACTTTTAATAATTATCTTTACTTATCAAACTTATCAAGACTATAGTGAGAATAATTatcaaatacaacaaagaaacaGTATTTCTCCTTTGACTAACATTTAACATGTCAAAGAGCTGTGATTCTGTCTGACATATGCACATTGAgttttaagaaaaatatatttatccaTAGATAAATATGTGCAGATTAGCAATTATGAATTATTGATATTCTTTATTAATGTTATCTAATAAAATCTGAACAGCTataatgttcaaaatgtacttaagatTTCACAAAAGGACTTTAAAACATACTTGTCTCCACTTTAGTTCCTTCACCAAACAGGATCTGTCCACATGTGACCACAGCACAGTAGTAAGTCCCAGCATCAGATGAGTTCTGTATAGTTGTGGACAGACTGTAGACACaacttctttccttttgttcgtCACTGTGAGTGTAAATGATGCTTGGATGTGATCCTCCTGATCCAGATCTGAACCAGTACACATCGTGTTCACCTGGACACTGATCTGCGTTTTCTTTGTCAGTGGAGAGAAGTGAACACTGGAGAGTCACTGAGTCGCCCGGCCGGACCGACTCCGTCTCCGGACTTTGTTTCACGAGGACAGatttctgcacatttttatGATCTGATTCACAAAAAGGCAGGAATTAAGTAATGGATTGTTTGGTGTTGACAAAGCAACAAACAAAGTCACTGAAATGAACATACCTTACCATTCACAGCCAAAAGTGTGGCGTTAATGAGTTTCATTATGTATGATGATCCTGCTAGACAGAAGTATGTTGCTTCAtcttc
Encoded proteins:
- the LOC115014576 gene encoding uncharacterized protein LOC115014576 isoform X1 encodes the protein MIAGLAALILLSIASLIQTAEVPHQISSTVVELGDNLTLTCSSSENELWFIYWYKMKFGYMVQTVASGTLKSIKLQGQFNNSRFEVTNLNAQHVLNIKNVNKEDEATYFCLAGSSYIMKLINATLLAVNDHKNVQKSVLVKQSPETESVRPGDSVTLQCSLLSTDKENADQCPGEHDVYWFRSGSGGSHPSIIYTHSDEQKERSCVYSLSTTIQNSSDAGTYYCAVVTCGQILFGEGTKVETRSQLDPVVLVLGVLLACCVTLITVLMFYLNRRRVCEHCKGATTASRNPGYDKSTVDQSTDLDGDGDAVNYAALNFSTRKAKRVKKTRESPPECVYSAVRAEYHDQHQSSL
- the LOC115014576 gene encoding uncharacterized protein LOC115014576 isoform X2, which translates into the protein MIAGLAALILLSIASLIQTAEVPHQISSTVVELGDNLTLTCSSSENELWFIYWYKMKFGYMVQTVASGTLKSIKLQGQFNNSRFEVTNLNAQHVLNIKNVNKEDEATYFCLAGSSYIMKLINATLLAVNDHKNVQKSVLVKQSPETESVRPGDSVTLQCSLLSTDKENADQCPGEHDVYWFRSGSGGSHPSIIYTHSDEQKERSCVYSLSTTIQNSSDAGTYYCAVVTCGQILFGEGTKVETRSQLDPVVLVLGVLLACCVTLITVLMFYLNRRRVCEHCKGATTASRNPGYDKSTVDQSTDLTILICRMETEMQ